In the Camelina sativa cultivar DH55 unplaced genomic scaffold, Cs unpScaffold03407, whole genome shotgun sequence genome, AGGTGAAGAACTAGCAGAGCTAAACaagaagctttcttcttctgcaagtGCTGTTCCTGATGAGCTAAGTTTCGTCTAATGATGGAAAACGTTTGAAAACTAGTTCCCATGGCTAATTGATGAAAGATTTGAGAGACTGTGGGGGtacatgaagaagaaatcatatGTAGTAACCCTTCTTTATATCGTGTTCATAAGAGAAGCATTTGTATTATGACACAAATCTTTTGAAAACAAACATTCTTACAAAGTTACAACATTCGAAACAAGAGAGAACACAAAGGTTACACATTGGAACACAACAACAGAGGCAAAGATTTTCAcctttaagcttcttcttcgaTGGCTTTCTTTGCAGTTTCGAGGTCTTCGTCAAGGAAAATGTCCCAATGGCCATCCCAAGTGATAAAGAACTCAGTGTCTTCATGATACTTGACTCGGTGAACATCACCTGCCGGAGTGAATAGGTAATCGGCGTCAACGAGATCAGCTCTCTCCTTCTTGCTTAGATTCCACACagtcttcttccccttgatgACTAAAAGGTCATGGCCGAATGTGTGGTGATGCGCTGGTTCTACACTCCCCGCTTTGAACCTTACAATCGCCGACGTAGGCGTCTCTCTCATGATCTTCATCGAGCCTCCAGGCATGATGTCCACTGGAGTGAACTCTCTATTCTTGGCCA is a window encoding:
- the LOC104774525 gene encoding DNA-damage-repair/toleration protein DRT102-like, with amino-acid sequence MARIGKPTARDSTTVKVDETTASCAICCLAKNREFTPVDIMPGGSMKIMRETPTSAIVRFKAGSVEPAHHHTFGHDLLVIKGKKTVWNLSKKERADLVDADYLFTPAGDVHRVKYHEDTEFFITWDGHWDIFLDEDLETAKKAIEEEA